A portion of the Adhaeribacter radiodurans genome contains these proteins:
- a CDS encoding TonB-dependent receptor, whose product MKRIYFFGWLSLFYLLTVAAYAQNVRGHVTDLETGESLPGVTIAVANTTTGTTTDAKGNYSLSLTNGTHQIQFSFVGYNNQIREVSINNNDITLNIVLAPGTQTLTDVVIVGSRSTQIRSNVETVAPIDVISVRELQTTGQIEPGQMMNMVAPSFNSSRQTLADGTDHIDPATLRGLGPDQVLVLLNGKRRHNQALLNLNGTVGRGSVGTDLNTIPVAGIERIEVLREGAASQYGSDAIAGVINVVMKKDTGTTANLHLGQFYEGDGSNAQVGVYHGIKAGNLGVIGIAADVRLREATNRAGRYTGPVYQNWNVSQLPNESQEGWLNRRQTLYNQDQALINQNNFNLENNLLVGNSAVDNFNGMLNGRLKVAPKTEVYFTGILNYRKGMGAGFYRYPYQTNQLIPEIFPNGFLPEIHSTIWDRSGLVGISGEWGKGWRWDLSNVIGGNYFRFDVENSVNASQYELGANAPTTFYAGTLKFNQNTSDFGVSKDFGQAIGLQSFNVAAGLSYRLDNYQILAGEEASYRNFNPASGRAGGAQVFPGYQPANAVNENRNVFAGYLDIETDITDKLLLNAAGRYEDYSDFGGNLAGKLSARYKFAEFFSLRGTLSNGFRAPSIHQRYFSAISTVFISVPNQGLQPRQQGTFRNDGPVAAAFGIPSLKAEKSTNYSLGITSQLLPNMTLTIDAYRIDIKDRIVLTGQFQRGTSAAGQQTAALLDAAGQTDVQAAIFFTNAVNTRTEGLDVVLSGDYPLGQGTINLTLAGNLNKTEVQGEPKVSETLPTEVFGNVLFNRQERGRLEWAQPRSKFTLGGTYRLNNFSSNLRVTRFGEVKALDPNTPQLDEDFSPKTITDLSVSYRFTKWLQFTIGGNNIFDVYPDKLAVTQYPTATNPTSLDNSSFDRFVYGRAATQFGFNGGYYYGSLAFNF is encoded by the coding sequence ATGAAGAGAATTTACTTTTTTGGTTGGCTAAGTTTGTTTTATTTATTAACTGTAGCTGCTTACGCCCAGAATGTCCGGGGGCACGTAACGGACCTGGAAACCGGAGAATCGTTGCCCGGAGTTACCATAGCCGTAGCTAATACAACCACAGGCACTACTACCGATGCCAAAGGAAATTATTCGTTAAGTTTAACGAACGGGACGCATCAAATTCAATTCTCCTTTGTCGGGTATAATAACCAAATTAGGGAAGTATCGATTAACAACAACGATATAACCTTAAACATTGTGCTGGCGCCAGGAACACAAACCCTTACCGACGTTGTAATTGTGGGTTCCCGCTCTACTCAAATTCGGTCTAACGTAGAAACAGTAGCCCCTATTGATGTTATTTCGGTACGGGAACTCCAGACAACCGGCCAGATTGAGCCGGGCCAGATGATGAACATGGTGGCGCCTTCTTTTAATTCTTCGCGTCAAACGCTGGCAGATGGTACCGACCACATTGACCCGGCTACTTTAAGAGGCTTAGGGCCCGACCAGGTGCTGGTGTTATTAAATGGCAAGCGGCGGCACAACCAGGCTTTACTAAATTTAAATGGTACCGTAGGCCGGGGTTCGGTAGGAACGGATTTAAACACTATTCCGGTGGCTGGTATAGAGCGGATTGAAGTATTGCGCGAAGGTGCGGCCTCGCAATATGGGTCCGATGCAATTGCGGGAGTTATAAACGTGGTGATGAAAAAAGATACCGGCACCACGGCTAATTTACATTTAGGTCAGTTTTACGAAGGCGATGGTAGCAATGCTCAGGTAGGGGTTTATCATGGCATAAAAGCTGGTAATTTGGGTGTGATTGGCATAGCGGCGGATGTGCGTTTGCGGGAAGCTACAAACCGAGCTGGCCGCTATACCGGGCCAGTGTACCAAAACTGGAATGTTAGCCAGTTACCCAATGAGAGTCAAGAAGGCTGGCTGAACCGCCGGCAAACACTTTATAATCAGGATCAGGCCTTAATTAACCAAAACAATTTTAATTTAGAAAATAACCTGTTGGTAGGTAATTCGGCTGTAGATAATTTTAACGGCATGCTGAATGGCAGGTTAAAAGTAGCGCCCAAAACCGAAGTGTATTTTACTGGCATCTTAAATTACCGGAAAGGTATGGGAGCAGGTTTTTATCGTTACCCGTATCAAACCAACCAGCTTATTCCGGAGATTTTTCCAAACGGGTTCTTACCCGAAATTCATTCTACCATTTGGGACCGTTCTGGTCTGGTAGGTATTAGCGGCGAATGGGGCAAAGGCTGGCGCTGGGATTTATCTAACGTAATCGGCGGTAATTACTTTCGCTTCGACGTAGAAAATTCGGTTAATGCGTCGCAGTATGAGTTAGGAGCAAATGCCCCAACTACGTTTTATGCCGGTACCCTTAAGTTCAATCAGAATACTTCGGATTTTGGTGTTTCCAAAGATTTTGGACAGGCAATTGGCTTACAATCTTTTAACGTAGCGGCTGGTCTTTCTTACCGCCTCGATAATTATCAGATTTTGGCCGGAGAAGAAGCTTCTTACCGGAATTTCAACCCGGCTTCGGGCAGGGCCGGAGGAGCGCAGGTATTTCCGGGTTATCAGCCAGCTAATGCCGTAAACGAGAATCGTAATGTTTTTGCCGGCTACTTAGATATTGAAACTGATATTACTGATAAATTATTGTTGAATGCAGCCGGCCGTTACGAAGATTACAGCGACTTTGGCGGTAACCTGGCCGGTAAGTTAAGCGCGCGGTATAAGTTTGCGGAATTTTTCTCCCTAAGAGGTACCTTATCTAACGGTTTCCGGGCACCATCTATCCACCAGCGGTATTTTAGTGCTATTTCTACTGTTTTTATTTCGGTACCTAACCAAGGCTTGCAACCGCGGCAGCAAGGTACTTTCCGGAACGATGGCCCGGTAGCGGCGGCTTTTGGAATTCCGTCGCTTAAAGCCGAAAAATCTACTAATTATAGTTTGGGTATTACTTCGCAGCTTCTGCCAAACATGACGTTAACCATAGATGCTTACCGCATTGATATTAAAGACCGCATTGTATTAACCGGGCAGTTCCAACGCGGAACATCGGCCGCCGGGCAACAGACTGCCGCCTTGCTCGATGCCGCGGGCCAAACCGATGTGCAAGCCGCTATATTTTTTACCAATGCAGTAAATACCCGTACCGAAGGCCTGGATGTAGTTCTATCCGGCGATTACCCGCTGGGCCAAGGAACGATAAATCTAACTCTGGCCGGAAATTTAAACAAAACAGAAGTACAAGGCGAACCCAAAGTATCTGAAACATTACCCACTGAGGTATTCGGCAACGTTTTATTTAACCGGCAGGAGCGGGGTCGATTGGAGTGGGCACAGCCGCGTAGTAAATTTACTTTAGGCGGTACTTACCGTTTAAATAACTTTAGTTCTAATCTGCGGGTAACCCGTTTTGGGGAAGTGAAAGCTCTGGACCCGAATACTCCGCAGCTCGACGAAGATTTCTCTCCCAAAACTATTACCGATTTAAGCGTAAGCTACCGGTTTACCAAATGGTTACAATTTACAATAGGAGGAAACAATATTTTTGATGTTTATCCGGATAAACTGGCGGTTACCCAATATCCAACCGCTACTAATCCTACTTCTTTAGATAATTCCTCGTTTGACCGGTTTGTTTATGGGCGTGCCGCTACCCAGTTTGGTTTTAACGGTGGGTACTATTACGGCAGCCTGGCTTTTAACTTTTAG
- a CDS encoding Crp/Fnr family transcriptional regulator — protein MNHHNRIKLAFQQLVNLNLEQWAEFERHLEEVTFQKNEFLCQAGQVEQYLYFIHAGAVRVYHQTNQQEFTLNFHFADEFVSAFSSFLTQTPSRVYLQALENVQASRIHRQYLYQSYEKHHQAERIGRLFAETLFIHKTNREIDLLSLSAEEQYLKLLQKNPQMVNTISVKHLASYLGIQPESLSRIRHKISRNS, from the coding sequence ATGAATCATCATAACCGAATAAAGCTGGCATTTCAGCAATTAGTAAATTTAAACCTGGAACAATGGGCAGAATTTGAACGGCATTTAGAAGAAGTAACTTTTCAGAAAAACGAGTTTTTATGCCAGGCCGGGCAGGTTGAGCAGTATTTATATTTTATTCACGCTGGAGCTGTACGGGTTTACCACCAAACCAACCAACAGGAATTTACGCTTAACTTTCATTTTGCGGACGAATTTGTTAGTGCCTTTTCGTCGTTTCTCACGCAAACTCCTTCCCGGGTTTATCTGCAAGCGCTCGAAAACGTGCAGGCTTCGCGAATACATCGCCAGTACTTATACCAATCTTACGAAAAGCACCATCAGGCAGAACGCATTGGACGTTTGTTTGCTGAAACGCTTTTTATACACAAGACTAACCGCGAAATAGATTTACTTTCCCTTTCGGCCGAAGAACAATATTTAAAACTGCTACAAAAAAATCCCCAAATGGTAAATACCATATCGGTTAAACACTTAGCTTCTTACCTGGGCATTCAGCCCGAAAGCCTGAGCCGGATCCGTCATAAAATTAGTCGCAATTCCTAA
- a CDS encoding RtcB family protein: MSTEVYAPNMARKKLTGHDLMELGFPAGRSISLAISLMQKHYAHLSPAEQLNLLKQAMLAPDKFVTHTVLGEILIALAKQNNKSEAINLHEQPLPYAVFGDNLIEAEAKEQMDLAMRLPISLKGALMPDTHKGHGLPIGGVLATDGVVIPYAVGMDIACRMHFTLYNVPATILEQKKYQLKQELQDQTRFGVNTGFEKPQEHEVFDRPEFNQIKILQQLKTRAAYQLGSSGTGNHFVEFGAVTLDSGNNAFNLPAGDYVGILSHSGARSLGKNIAAYYTQIAMDSCRLPVEAKYLAWLDLQTQAGQEYWLAMQIANDYAKACHEQIHERLSASFGEAPVACFDNPHNFAWQEQFLGREVIVHRKGAARAAAGDLNIIAGSMTQPGYLVRGLGNMDAIYSSSHGAGRALSAKKAAQVLYQTEMNGLVKAFGVELIGGSLQESPMAYKNMHYVMESQQQQVEVVGKFTPKLVRMDR, translated from the coding sequence ATGAGTACGGAAGTTTATGCGCCCAACATGGCCAGAAAAAAGTTAACGGGACATGACCTGATGGAGTTAGGTTTTCCCGCCGGCAGAAGTATTAGCTTAGCCATTAGCTTAATGCAAAAGCACTATGCCCATCTATCGCCGGCAGAACAGTTAAACTTATTAAAGCAAGCAATGCTGGCACCAGATAAGTTTGTAACCCATACAGTATTGGGCGAAATTCTGATAGCTCTGGCAAAGCAAAATAATAAATCGGAGGCTATAAACTTGCACGAACAACCTTTGCCATACGCTGTTTTTGGGGATAATTTAATTGAAGCCGAGGCGAAAGAGCAAATGGATTTAGCCATGCGCTTGCCAATATCTTTAAAGGGTGCTTTAATGCCCGATACGCATAAAGGTCATGGTTTACCTATTGGAGGCGTTTTGGCTACGGATGGAGTCGTTATTCCGTACGCCGTGGGGATGGATATTGCCTGCCGGATGCACTTTACTTTATACAATGTGCCGGCTACTATCCTAGAACAGAAAAAGTATCAATTAAAGCAAGAACTTCAGGATCAAACCCGTTTTGGGGTAAATACTGGCTTTGAAAAACCGCAGGAACACGAAGTGTTTGACCGGCCAGAATTTAACCAGATTAAAATATTGCAACAGCTAAAAACCCGGGCAGCGTACCAGTTGGGCAGCTCAGGTACAGGTAACCATTTCGTGGAGTTTGGGGCTGTAACGCTTGATTCGGGCAATAACGCTTTTAACTTACCTGCCGGTGACTACGTGGGTATTTTATCGCATTCGGGTGCCCGCAGTTTAGGTAAAAACATTGCCGCCTACTACACTCAAATTGCTATGGATAGCTGCCGTTTGCCAGTAGAAGCTAAATACCTGGCCTGGTTGGATTTGCAAACCCAAGCCGGCCAGGAATACTGGCTGGCCATGCAAATAGCCAACGATTACGCCAAAGCGTGCCACGAACAAATTCACGAGCGGTTAAGTGCCAGCTTCGGGGAAGCGCCGGTAGCTTGTTTCGATAACCCGCATAATTTTGCCTGGCAAGAACAATTCCTGGGCCGGGAAGTAATTGTGCACCGGAAAGGGGCGGCCCGGGCAGCTGCCGGAGACCTGAACATTATTGCGGGCTCCATGACCCAGCCGGGTTACTTAGTGCGGGGTTTAGGCAACATGGATGCTATTTATTCTTCTTCGCACGGAGCCGGAAGAGCTTTGTCGGCGAAAAAAGCGGCTCAGGTTTTATATCAAACCGAAATGAACGGTTTAGTAAAGGCATTTGGGGTAGAATTAATCGGCGGTAGTTTGCAAGAATCGCCCATGGCTTATAAGAATATGCATTACGTAATGGAAAGCCAGCAGCAGCAAGTGGAGGTTGTAGGCAAGTTTACGCCTAAACTTGTTCGGATGGACCGGTAA
- a CDS encoding metallophosphoesterase family protein, whose product MSRYAISDMHGCAKTFRYLVEESIKLQPTDQLFLLGDYIDRGPDTKGVIDFILELRAKGIAVTTLMGNHELMLLESLESDKYLLTWLRNGGQATLASFNVQQVTDIPVTYLNFFNQLDFFTELDDYLLVHAGFNFQASNPFTDYESMVWIRNFKLDKQFTNGRRIVHGHTPTGANQIKHSVTRPIFPVINIDGGCVYSRPSGLGKLVALNLDTLEITMEDYREDV is encoded by the coding sequence TTGAGCCGATACGCTATTTCTGACATGCACGGTTGTGCTAAAACTTTTCGCTACCTGGTGGAAGAAAGCATTAAACTCCAACCTACCGACCAGCTTTTCCTGTTGGGAGATTACATAGACCGGGGGCCCGACACAAAAGGAGTAATTGATTTTATTCTGGAGTTGCGGGCAAAAGGCATTGCCGTTACTACCTTAATGGGCAACCATGAACTAATGCTGCTGGAATCACTAGAAAGTGATAAGTATTTACTTACTTGGTTGCGTAATGGTGGCCAGGCTACTTTAGCTAGCTTTAATGTGCAGCAGGTAACCGATATTCCAGTTACCTACCTTAACTTTTTCAATCAGCTCGATTTTTTTACAGAATTGGATGATTACTTATTAGTACACGCCGGATTTAATTTTCAAGCATCTAATCCGTTTACCGACTATGAATCGATGGTCTGGATCCGAAATTTTAAATTAGACAAGCAATTTACTAATGGGCGCCGCATTGTGCACGGGCATACGCCTACTGGAGCTAACCAAATAAAACACAGTGTTACCCGGCCCATTTTTCCTGTTATTAATATAGATGGAGGTTGCGTTTATAGCCGGCCTTCCGGTTTGGGTAAGCTCGTAGCCCTGAATCTGGATACTTTGGAAATAACTATGGAAGACTATCGCGAAGATGTTTAA
- a CDS encoding DoxX family protein produces MAPLFILLVVFLATLLYSKIQNKKTISVALAGRMAMFAMLLFTGTSHFYFSKGMILTMPDFLPAKLQLVYVTGVIEILLGFGLLIQNKRQISSLLLISFLITILPANIVAAIKHVNIPNADFTGPGLSYLWFRVPLQIFFIGWVYIFGYRSISRFVNLRGINKFPAFYY; encoded by the coding sequence ATGGCACCGCTCTTTATTCTACTCGTAGTTTTTCTGGCAACCTTGCTTTATAGCAAAATCCAGAATAAGAAAACAATTTCCGTGGCATTAGCTGGCCGCATGGCTATGTTTGCGATGCTCCTTTTTACCGGCACTTCTCATTTTTACTTTTCAAAAGGTATGATACTCACTATGCCCGATTTTTTACCCGCTAAATTACAGTTGGTTTACGTAACCGGGGTTATAGAAATACTTTTGGGATTTGGACTTTTAATCCAAAATAAGCGGCAAATCAGCAGCTTGCTTTTAATATCATTTCTGATAACTATTTTACCAGCCAATATTGTGGCGGCTATAAAACACGTAAATATTCCTAACGCCGATTTTACCGGGCCTGGTTTATCTTATTTGTGGTTCCGGGTTCCCTTACAAATTTTCTTCATCGGGTGGGTTTATATTTTTGGCTACCGAAGCATTTCCCGTTTTGTTAATCTCCGTGGGATAAATAAATTCCCAGCTTTCTATTATTAA
- a CDS encoding aldo/keto reductase, with amino-acid sequence MEDHPHQPQNYSRRDATKLIAAAGASAFLHSPMDSLATPSTMLVRKIPSTNEPLPVIGLGTWQTFDVSPSPAVRAPLKEVLQQFVEMGGKIIDSSPMYGESEVVVGDLAAELKVAKKLFMATKVWTQGRQEGISQMETSMREMRSNPLDLMQIHNLVDWQTHLTTLREWKAAGRIRYIGITHYLVSAFDKLEKIMRSEPIDFVQLNYNITTREAANRLLPLAQEKNIAVIVNRPFESGGLFSLVKDKPLPEWAREFDCASWGQFFLKYILGHPAITCVIPATSKIKHLTDNMGAGYGRLPDGAARKRMEQYIEKLT; translated from the coding sequence ATGGAAGACCACCCGCACCAACCTCAAAACTATTCCCGCCGTGATGCCACCAAGCTTATAGCTGCAGCCGGGGCTTCGGCTTTTTTACATTCGCCAATGGATAGTTTAGCAACACCAAGCACCATGTTGGTTCGTAAAATACCCTCTACCAACGAGCCCTTGCCGGTTATTGGTTTAGGCACGTGGCAAACCTTTGATGTAAGTCCGTCTCCTGCCGTACGGGCGCCTTTAAAAGAAGTATTGCAGCAGTTCGTAGAAATGGGCGGTAAAATAATTGATTCGTCGCCGATGTACGGCGAGTCAGAAGTGGTGGTGGGCGATTTAGCAGCCGAACTAAAAGTAGCTAAGAAATTATTTATGGCCACCAAGGTTTGGACGCAAGGCCGCCAAGAAGGCATTAGTCAAATGGAGACTTCTATGCGCGAAATGCGCAGCAATCCTTTGGATTTAATGCAGATTCATAATTTGGTGGATTGGCAAACGCATTTGACTACCCTCCGCGAGTGGAAAGCTGCTGGCCGGATTCGTTACATTGGTATTACCCACTACCTGGTAAGCGCCTTCGATAAATTAGAAAAAATTATGCGATCCGAGCCAATCGATTTTGTGCAGTTAAATTATAACATTACTACCCGCGAGGCCGCTAACCGATTATTGCCTTTGGCTCAGGAAAAAAATATTGCTGTAATCGTAAACCGGCCATTTGAGAGTGGCGGTTTATTTAGTCTGGTAAAAGATAAACCACTACCCGAGTGGGCCCGCGAGTTTGATTGTGCTAGTTGGGGACAGTTTTTTCTTAAGTATATATTGGGTCATCCGGCTATTACCTGCGTTATTCCGGCCACTTCTAAAATAAAGCACCTTACCGATAACATGGGAGCAGGTTACGGCCGATTGCCCGATGGAGCAGCCCGTAAACGAATGGAGCAGTACATAGAAAAATTGACCTAA
- a CDS encoding 1-phosphofructokinase family hexose kinase — MKIVTLTINPALDKSTQVEKLEPEHKLRCNAPVFEPGGGGINVSRGIRNLGGDSLAYYLSGGATGQVLQQLLDDEGITHMPIPSVKWTRENFSVIETSTDRQYRFGMPGSIIPEYEWQYTLIKLEKTFPKPEYIVASGSLPRGVPNDFYARVATIAKKIGAKLILDTSGEALKQAAGIGVYLLKPNLSELSMLAGKPDIQDSEIEQFGKQLLANGMCEVMVVSMGSQGAMLITKDQAEQIPAPSVKARSTVGAGDSMVAGLVYKMSLGWSLSDSVKYGVAAGAAAVMSPGSELCKRDDVEELFKWIKAQQLVETDE; from the coding sequence ATGAAAATTGTTACCTTAACTATAAACCCAGCTTTAGATAAAAGCACCCAAGTAGAAAAGTTAGAACCAGAGCATAAATTACGGTGTAATGCTCCTGTGTTCGAGCCAGGTGGGGGAGGGATAAATGTGTCGCGTGGTATCCGAAATTTGGGTGGTGATTCTTTAGCTTATTACTTATCTGGTGGTGCCACCGGCCAGGTATTACAACAATTACTCGACGATGAAGGCATTACTCACATGCCTATTCCATCGGTAAAATGGACCCGCGAAAATTTTTCTGTAATCGAAACTTCTACCGATAGACAATATCGGTTTGGGATGCCAGGTTCTATTATTCCGGAATACGAGTGGCAATACACTTTAATAAAATTAGAAAAAACCTTTCCGAAACCAGAGTATATTGTTGCTAGTGGCTCCTTGCCGCGCGGTGTTCCCAACGATTTTTACGCGCGTGTAGCTACAATTGCAAAAAAAATTGGGGCAAAATTAATTCTGGATACTTCCGGCGAAGCTTTAAAACAAGCTGCTGGTATTGGGGTGTATCTCTTAAAACCAAATTTAAGCGAACTGTCTATGCTGGCAGGTAAGCCTGATATTCAGGATTCCGAGATAGAGCAATTTGGGAAACAATTACTCGCCAACGGAATGTGCGAGGTAATGGTAGTTTCTATGGGTAGCCAAGGGGCTATGCTTATTACTAAAGACCAGGCAGAGCAAATTCCCGCTCCTTCCGTAAAAGCCCGTAGTACTGTAGGTGCCGGCGATAGTATGGTAGCCGGTTTGGTTTACAAAATGTCGTTAGGTTGGTCATTGAGCGATTCTGTGAAATATGGAGTAGCCGCTGGTGCCGCTGCCGTTATGTCGCCGGGTTCTGAGTTATGCAAGCGCGACGACGTAGAAGAACTGTTTAAATGGATTAAAGCGCAGCAATTGGTAGAAACCGATGAATAG
- a CDS encoding amidohydrolase family protein, protein MRKIIFTLLFAAGTTFYSQAQQTFPRNGVYDDRPGLVAFTNATLYVDYQTKLDKATLVIRNGKVEAAGTNVKIPAGAVVVDAQGKFIYPSFIDLFSAYGLPPVTPASVGFTSPPQSESTRKGAFNWNQAIRADANAVELFKVDNKSAEDYRQQGFGTVLTQHPDGIARGTAALVTLAQKRENEVILKEKAAAGMSFNRGSSAQDYPGSLMGAIALVRQTYLDADWLRQHPTEEQNLSLQAFYANRNLPHIFEVSDKLNVLRADKIGDEFGQQYLIKGRGDEYQMLREVKATNAPLILPVNFPDAYNVEDPLDADLIALEDLKHWEMAPANAALLNKNNISFSFTAADLKDKKKFLPNIRKAITYGLSEQEALKALTQTPARLLQAENQVGALRKGMLANFIITSQPVFQEDNVVLENWVQGERYPVRQLPIDVRGTYSLKVGEQAPIRLEITGQGDKPDGRVIFKNPAEKDTTKIKVRLNLTNDLVTIAYNADPKNPESQVRLSGWYTTGKPGFEGSGQLPNATPVKWVATLEKAYPVPPSLVVVRKTSAATPVGTMLYPFTAFGRTALPKPETILIKNATVWTNEKEGRLENADVLLRNGKIEKVGKNLPINGATTIDGTGKHVTPGIIDEHSHIAISHSVNEATQSVTSEVRIGDVVDPEDINIYRQLAGGVVASQLLHGSANPIGGQSALIKLRWGLGPEELKIKGADNYIKFALGENVKQSNWSAQHTIRFPQSRMGVEQVYIDAFQRAKEYDQAWKNYRKLSKAAQAKTGAPRRDLELEALAEILNKQRFITCHSYVQSEINMLLKVADQMGFQVNTFTHILEGYKVADKMKKHGSGASTFSDWWAYKMEVKDAIPYNAALMTNVGLVTAINSDDAEMARRLNQEAAKTVKYGGLSEEEALKLVTLNPAKLLHLDNRMGSLQPGKDADVVLWTDHPLSIYAKAEKTFVDGTLYYDLEIDKQLRLERDKERQRLIQKMLAAKQSGEPTQPAPVTRKGEVKHCEDVAVEE, encoded by the coding sequence ATGCGTAAAATTATTTTTACTCTTCTTTTTGCCGCCGGTACTACTTTTTACAGCCAAGCGCAGCAAACATTTCCGCGCAATGGCGTGTACGACGACCGCCCCGGATTAGTCGCTTTTACCAACGCAACCCTTTATGTCGATTATCAAACGAAGCTGGACAAAGCTACGCTGGTTATCCGGAACGGTAAAGTAGAGGCCGCGGGAACTAACGTTAAAATTCCGGCTGGTGCGGTAGTAGTGGATGCGCAGGGTAAGTTTATTTATCCGAGCTTTATTGATCTGTTTTCGGCTTACGGTTTGCCGCCTGTTACTCCCGCTTCGGTAGGTTTTACTTCCCCGCCACAGTCCGAAAGTACCCGCAAAGGCGCTTTCAACTGGAATCAAGCCATTCGGGCCGATGCCAACGCCGTAGAATTATTTAAAGTAGATAATAAAAGCGCCGAAGATTACCGGCAGCAAGGTTTCGGTACGGTATTAACCCAGCACCCGGATGGTATTGCCCGGGGCACGGCTGCTCTGGTAACTTTAGCCCAGAAACGGGAAAATGAAGTTATTTTAAAAGAGAAAGCTGCCGCAGGTATGTCCTTTAACCGGGGCTCTTCCGCACAGGATTATCCGGGTTCCTTAATGGGCGCCATTGCCCTAGTTCGCCAGACTTACCTGGATGCCGACTGGCTGCGTCAACACCCCACTGAAGAGCAAAACTTATCCTTACAAGCTTTTTACGCCAACCGCAATTTGCCGCATATTTTTGAGGTGTCAGATAAATTAAACGTTTTGCGCGCAGATAAAATTGGAGATGAATTCGGGCAGCAATACCTTATAAAAGGCCGGGGCGATGAGTACCAAATGCTCCGCGAGGTAAAAGCCACTAACGCTCCTCTGATCTTACCAGTAAATTTTCCGGATGCCTACAACGTAGAAGATCCGCTCGATGCTGACCTTATTGCCTTGGAAGATTTAAAACACTGGGAAATGGCTCCGGCTAACGCGGCTTTGTTAAATAAGAACAACATTTCGTTTTCCTTTACCGCGGCCGATTTAAAGGATAAGAAAAAGTTTCTGCCCAATATTCGCAAAGCCATTACCTACGGCCTCTCGGAGCAGGAAGCCTTAAAAGCTTTAACCCAAACCCCGGCCCGGTTACTACAAGCCGAAAACCAGGTGGGCGCTTTACGCAAAGGTATGTTAGCAAACTTTATCATAACTTCTCAACCCGTTTTTCAGGAAGATAATGTGGTACTCGAAAATTGGGTTCAGGGCGAACGGTATCCGGTGCGCCAGTTACCCATTGATGTGCGGGGCACGTATTCGCTGAAAGTAGGAGAGCAAGCCCCCATCCGTTTGGAAATTACCGGCCAAGGCGATAAACCTGATGGTCGCGTAATTTTTAAAAATCCTGCCGAAAAAGATACTACTAAAATAAAAGTACGGTTAAATTTAACTAATGACCTAGTTACCATTGCTTATAACGCTGATCCTAAAAACCCGGAAAGCCAGGTACGCTTAAGCGGTTGGTACACTACCGGCAAACCAGGATTTGAAGGTTCCGGACAATTGCCAAATGCTACCCCGGTAAAATGGGTAGCTACTTTAGAAAAAGCTTATCCCGTACCGCCGTCTCTGGTTGTCGTTCGTAAAACGTCCGCTGCTACCCCGGTAGGAACTATGTTATACCCGTTTACCGCATTCGGCCGTACCGCTCTACCTAAACCGGAAACTATTCTGATTAAAAATGCTACGGTCTGGACGAACGAAAAAGAAGGCCGCCTGGAAAATGCCGATGTGTTGTTGCGCAACGGCAAAATTGAAAAGGTAGGCAAAAACTTACCAATTAATGGCGCTACAACCATTGATGGCACCGGCAAACACGTTACGCCCGGTATTATCGATGAGCATTCGCACATTGCCATCAGCCACTCGGTAAACGAAGCCACGCAATCGGTTACCTCCGAAGTACGCATCGGCGATGTAGTAGATCCGGAAGATATTAATATTTACCGGCAATTAGCAGGGGGTGTCGTGGCTTCGCAGTTGCTGCACGGCTCAGCCAATCCCATTGGTGGGCAATCGGCTTTGATAAAACTGCGTTGGGGACTAGGACCAGAAGAACTGAAAATTAAAGGAGCCGATAACTACATTAAATTTGCTTTAGGCGAAAACGTAAAACAATCTAATTGGAGTGCGCAGCATACTATCCGGTTCCCTCAATCCCGCATGGGTGTAGAACAAGTATACATCGATGCTTTTCAGAGAGCCAAAGAATATGACCAGGCCTGGAAAAATTACCGGAAACTTTCCAAAGCAGCACAAGCTAAAACTGGCGCGCCCCGCCGCGACCTGGAACTGGAGGCTCTCGCCGAAATTTTAAATAAACAGCGTTTCATTACCTGTCATTCCTACGTTCAGTCAGAAATTAACATGCTGTTGAAAGTAGCCGACCAAATGGGCTTTCAGGTAAATACGTTTACCCACATTCTGGAAGGATACAAAGTAGCCGATAAAATGAAAAAGCACGGTTCCGGCGCTTCCACGTTTTCGGATTGGTGGGCTTATAAAATGGAAGTAAAAGATGCGATTCCGTATAACGCTGCCCTGATGACCAATGTAGGTTTAGTAACTGCCATTAACTCCGATGATGCCGAAATGGCCCGCCGTTTAAATCAGGAAGCCGCTAAAACGGTAAAATACGGTGGATTATCCGAAGAAGAAGCCTTGAAGCTTGTCACACTCAACCCAGCCAAATTACTGCACCTCGATAACCGCATGGGTAGCTTACAACCCGGTAAAGATGCCGATGTGGTGCTCTGGACCGACCACCCGCTCTCTATCTACGCGAAAGCCGAAAAAACTTTTGTGGATGGCACCCTTTATTACGATCTGGAAATAGATAAGCAACTCCGCCTGGAACGGGACAAAGAACGCCAGCGGCTTATTCAGAAAATGCTAGCTGCTAAACAATCCGGTGAACCTACCCAACCAGCTCCGGTTACCCGTAAAGGCGAAGTAAAACACTGCGAAGACGTAGCAGTGGAGGAATAA